The following coding sequences are from one Nodosilinea sp. FACHB-141 window:
- a CDS encoding RodZ family helix-turn-helix domain-containing protein — translation MKTPHFSGSKLPPASEYALIIGAGATAAMSMAAQQVAVATLPVTTLVALGLLNRYRLDQRLQDSETSGPTQEEATHKQAPAAPQRVTAQPRPDAISARPQVATTPTTSARFSEQRAYIHETLAKKMQARADFASVQQASLKKVGAYLQQTRQEKSLSLEDVYQRTFIQTYTLRALETGNLNQLPEPFYIRAFIQKYASALGLEGAALAADFPMP, via the coding sequence ATGAAGACTCCTCACTTTTCTGGCTCTAAGCTACCCCCTGCTTCAGAATACGCGCTGATTATTGGGGCTGGGGCGACAGCGGCCATGTCGATGGCGGCGCAACAGGTGGCAGTGGCAACTCTGCCCGTAACTACCCTGGTGGCCTTGGGCCTGCTCAATCGCTACCGGCTTGACCAGCGACTGCAAGACAGCGAGACCAGCGGACCTACCCAAGAAGAAGCTACCCATAAGCAGGCCCCAGCTGCACCCCAGCGAGTTACTGCTCAACCTCGACCAGACGCAATTTCGGCTCGGCCCCAGGTGGCAACCACGCCAACTACCTCAGCCCGTTTCTCTGAGCAGCGCGCCTACATTCACGAAACGTTAGCCAAAAAGATGCAGGCTAGGGCCGACTTTGCGTCGGTGCAGCAAGCCAGTTTGAAAAAGGTGGGGGCCTACCTCCAGCAGACTCGGCAAGAGAAGTCGCTGTCGCTGGAGGATGTTTACCAGCGGACGTTCATTCAAACTTATACCTTGAGGGCGCTTGAAACCGGCAATTTGAATCAGCTGCCAGAACCGTTTTATATTCGCGCCTTCATTCAGAAATATGCCTCAGCTCTGGGGTTAGAGGGGGCTGCTCTGGCGGCAGATTTCCCGATGCCCTAG
- the arsS gene encoding arsenosugar biosynthesis radical SAM (seleno)protein ArsS (Some members of this family are selenoproteins.), with protein sequence MVQSPPSPAIAVTPFAQQLGQPLTKLPITVLQVNLGRKCNLACTHCHVEAGPKRTEELSPEVCDQLIELIQRFPQIATVDLTGGAPEMNYGFRPLVEAARQLGKTVMVRSNLTIFFVPGFEDLPEYFARHQLHVVASLPCYLEDNVDKQRGSGVYTESIRALQRLNQLGYGHDPALRLDLVYNPPVPRSAEFSLTPSQAVLQSDYEAYLRSHFDIAFNQLYTITNLPIGRVKQYLEGKNLYVPYLQFLAHHHNSATVPHLMCRQELSIDYEGHIYDCDFNQMEAVPSLGRSGQPLTVADLLAANSLDAIETVQTRPYCYGCTAGSGSSCGGALT encoded by the coding sequence ATGGTTCAGTCTCCTCCCTCTCCAGCGATCGCAGTCACCCCCTTTGCTCAGCAGCTGGGGCAGCCCCTCACTAAGCTGCCGATCACCGTGCTGCAGGTGAATCTGGGCCGCAAGTGTAACCTGGCCTGTACCCACTGCCACGTGGAAGCTGGGCCCAAGCGCACCGAAGAACTTTCACCCGAAGTTTGCGACCAACTGATCGAGCTGATCCAACGGTTTCCGCAGATTGCCACCGTTGATCTGACCGGCGGTGCCCCCGAAATGAACTATGGCTTTCGCCCCCTAGTGGAAGCGGCGCGGCAGCTGGGCAAAACGGTGATGGTGCGATCGAACCTGACCATTTTCTTTGTGCCCGGCTTTGAAGACCTGCCAGAATATTTTGCTCGCCATCAGCTGCATGTGGTGGCCTCGTTGCCCTGCTATCTCGAAGACAATGTCGACAAACAGCGGGGTTCTGGGGTCTACACGGAGTCTATTCGTGCCCTGCAGCGACTCAACCAGCTGGGCTACGGCCATGACCCCGCCCTGCGTCTAGACCTTGTCTACAACCCGCCCGTGCCCCGCAGCGCCGAGTTTTCGCTGACCCCCAGCCAGGCGGTGTTGCAGAGTGACTATGAAGCCTATCTGCGATCGCACTTTGACATCGCTTTTAACCAGCTCTACACCATCACCAACCTGCCCATTGGCCGGGTTAAGCAATATTTAGAGGGCAAAAATCTCTATGTGCCCTACCTGCAATTTTTGGCTCACCACCACAACTCCGCCACTGTGCCCCATCTGATGTGTCGCCAAGAGCTTTCCATCGACTACGAAGGCCACATCTACGACTGCGACTTCAATCAAATGGAAGCCGTGCCCAGTTTGGGGCGCAGTGGTCAACCGCTCACCGTGGCCGACCTGCTTGCAGCTAACTCCCTCGATGCGATCGAGACCGTGCAAACCCGGCCCTACTGCTATGGCTGCACCGCCGGCAGCGGGTCTAGCTGTGGCGGTGCTCTCACCTAG
- a CDS encoding diguanylate cyclase, which translates to MVAVASTEQIGCQDDYAGYNLRLPTIQSHLFTVPESVPENDLVNATATAPTASIDPSPLRANTSDTVQQTVAAMATAVKTYALVYGGEVLMGVFGYANVAQATAELADLSEVLVEQWMTPLSQLQPLGPCLAWPLALSALYPEQLYLSVVDQAHHWLGLLAPDGFYTLPRFAAAATDQAELTACHYSVALFQQQQERLALALKGAQMGTWDWDLSQGTIVISDEQERLLGLAPGEFGGTYETLFTHVHQEDQATVQQALQQAIQLGQRYGIEFRVLHNDGNTRWLSSRGQVFKDSEQTSRLAGVTLDISEQKRVEAEIKLQSQRERLVAKIAQRIRRVLDLDSILAQTVTSVQEFIEADRVIVVQCEADMSGQVIQEACSSSYLPMLGWAMRDPWSVGEKFLAHYRAGRGLAVENIYTQNLPASQLEFLEYFQIQAEIVVPLLQDQTLWGLLIAHQCQAPRTWRMADVRLLQNLATQVGIAIQQAKMHQELTLANQRLQRMAYLDGLTQVANRRRLEQYLDQEWRRMSRENGSIALIMADIDCFKGYNDLYGHQAGDVCLRLVARILTRAAKRPGDLVARYGGEEFVIVLPNTYLEGAETVAEDIRLMIRSHRIPHEESVVARVVTLSLGVASAQPASDGSSADLIKQADEALYMAKNEGRDQVRVASPKRSH; encoded by the coding sequence GTGGTTGCGGTAGCCTCTACAGAACAGATCGGCTGCCAGGACGACTATGCGGGGTATAACCTTCGTCTGCCCACGATCCAGTCCCATCTATTCACCGTCCCTGAATCTGTGCCTGAAAACGACCTGGTTAACGCTACCGCTACCGCCCCCACAGCCAGCATCGATCCGTCTCCCCTGCGGGCAAACACAAGCGACACGGTGCAGCAGACGGTGGCGGCCATGGCCACGGCCGTCAAAACCTACGCTTTGGTATATGGCGGCGAAGTTCTAATGGGGGTCTTTGGCTACGCTAATGTCGCCCAAGCCACGGCTGAGTTAGCCGACCTAAGCGAGGTTCTAGTTGAGCAATGGATGACTCCCCTCAGTCAGCTGCAACCCTTGGGTCCGTGCCTGGCTTGGCCGCTGGCCCTGAGCGCGCTATATCCCGAGCAGCTTTACCTGTCCGTTGTTGACCAGGCTCACCACTGGTTAGGACTGCTGGCCCCCGACGGGTTTTACACACTTCCCCGCTTTGCGGCGGCCGCTACTGACCAAGCTGAACTTACCGCCTGTCACTACTCCGTCGCTCTGTTTCAGCAGCAGCAAGAGCGCCTAGCCCTGGCCCTCAAGGGCGCCCAAATGGGCACCTGGGACTGGGATCTATCTCAGGGAACGATAGTCATCTCTGATGAGCAAGAGCGTCTGCTAGGGCTGGCTCCCGGCGAATTCGGCGGTACCTATGAGACCCTGTTCACCCACGTGCACCAAGAAGATCAGGCCACGGTGCAGCAGGCCCTACAGCAGGCGATTCAGTTAGGACAGCGCTATGGAATTGAGTTTCGCGTGCTCCACAACGACGGAAACACGCGTTGGTTGTCGTCTCGGGGTCAAGTCTTTAAGGATAGTGAGCAGACCTCTCGACTGGCTGGGGTCACCCTCGATATTTCTGAGCAAAAGCGGGTTGAGGCTGAAATCAAACTCCAGTCGCAGCGAGAGCGGCTGGTGGCCAAAATTGCCCAGCGCATTCGCCGTGTGCTTGATTTGGACAGCATTTTGGCGCAAACCGTTACCTCAGTGCAGGAGTTCATCGAGGCCGATCGCGTCATCGTCGTGCAGTGTGAAGCCGACATGAGTGGTCAGGTCATTCAAGAAGCCTGCTCGTCATCCTATCTGCCGATGCTGGGCTGGGCTATGCGCGACCCCTGGTCAGTGGGCGAAAAGTTTTTGGCTCACTACAGGGCCGGGCGGGGATTGGCGGTAGAGAATATCTACACCCAAAATTTGCCTGCCTCTCAGCTAGAGTTTTTAGAATACTTTCAGATTCAGGCCGAAATTGTGGTGCCCCTGCTGCAAGATCAAACCCTGTGGGGATTGCTGATTGCCCACCAGTGCCAAGCACCCCGAACCTGGCGGATGGCCGATGTCCGGCTGCTGCAAAACCTAGCAACCCAGGTGGGGATTGCCATTCAGCAGGCCAAAATGCACCAGGAGCTCACCCTAGCCAACCAGCGGTTGCAGCGCATGGCCTACCTCGACGGGTTGACCCAGGTAGCCAATCGCCGTCGACTAGAACAGTATCTAGATCAAGAATGGCGGCGCATGAGCCGAGAGAATGGGTCTATAGCGCTGATTATGGCCGATATTGACTGCTTTAAAGGGTACAACGATCTCTATGGGCATCAGGCTGGAGATGTCTGCCTGCGGCTGGTGGCCCGCATCCTCACCCGCGCCGCTAAGCGCCCTGGCGACCTGGTAGCTCGATACGGGGGAGAAGAATTTGTGATCGTACTGCCCAACACTTACCTTGAGGGAGCCGAAACCGTCGCTGAAGACATTCGCCTGATGATTCGTAGTCACCGCATTCCCCATGAGGAGTCGGTCGTGGCCAGGGTGGTTACCCTAAGCCTGGGGGTGGCAAGCGCCCAACCTGCCAGCGACGGCAGCTCTGCCGACCTGATTAAGCAGGCTGACGAAGCCCTCTATATGGCCAAAAATGAGGGACGCGACCAGGTAAGAGTAGCTTCTCCCAAGCGATCGCACTAA
- a CDS encoding endonuclease MutS2, giving the protein MPLIHHETLELLEWPRLCQHLSTFAATKRGTLAAQALVTPATQAASVNLLTQTQEADWLEQHNNGLNFGGIRDIGTAVERAYRQGLLSGEELLAIATTLHGARQLRRTIDAQPPEDIPVLQDLVADLSTHPELEQQIYHCIDDRGDVTDRASPKLGEVRDRLKSTRQDIQQRLQRILQRQSGAMQELLITQRGDRFVLPVKAPQKDAVPGIVHDASASGATLYIEPQSVVELGNRLRQLLRQEKTEEDIVLRQLSDAVAEVYDDLSHLLAVVTELDLAHARARYSLWLEANPPRFIEPQEQTTLRQLRHPLLVWQQRHEQGPEVVPINLLIRPELRVVAITGPNTGGKTVTLKTLGLAALMARAGLYVPAREPVEIPWFGQVLADIGDEQSIEQSLSTFSGHIRRIGRILAALSGEEGSDDEEGGDEREQNTLEVGFADSSSGPLWTGEPEAEDLSESVNSPAHPPIHPSTHPRPSANALVLLDEVGAGTDPTEGTALAIALLKHLAERARLTMATTHYGELKALKYQDGRFENASVEFNEATLSPTYRLLWGIPGRSNALAIARRLGLNAGVIDAAATLMATGSQDDVNQVIAGLEAQRRQQEERSQEAAELLAATEKLHREVQHKADMLRDREQELKLQQQAAVQQAIADAKRDIAKVIRRLQQGDATAQDAQRATAAVDAIAQSRLPAAAPTPAKPGYRPVVGDRVRIPSLGQTAEVLTAPDDDHRITVRFGLMKTTVSLADIESLRGEKAEVPVKTKPIDTVPAAQAAPPAPAIRTSRNTIDLRGMRVAESEAVLEEAIAQGSGALWIIHGHGTGKLKAGVHEYLKRHPQIQRFEPAAQADGGTGVTVAYL; this is encoded by the coding sequence CTGCCATTAATTCACCATGAAACCCTGGAGTTGCTGGAGTGGCCTCGGCTGTGCCAGCACTTATCTACTTTTGCCGCCACTAAGCGCGGCACCCTAGCGGCCCAGGCACTAGTCACCCCTGCAACCCAAGCAGCTAGCGTCAACCTGCTGACTCAGACCCAGGAGGCCGACTGGCTGGAACAACACAACAACGGTCTCAACTTTGGCGGCATTCGCGATATTGGGACGGCGGTGGAGCGGGCCTATCGCCAGGGGCTATTGAGCGGCGAGGAGCTGCTGGCCATTGCCACCACCCTACATGGAGCACGCCAGCTGCGGCGCACCATTGATGCTCAACCGCCGGAGGATATACCGGTTTTGCAGGATTTGGTGGCGGACCTGAGCACCCATCCCGAGCTGGAGCAGCAGATTTATCACTGCATTGACGATCGCGGCGATGTCACCGACCGGGCTAGCCCTAAGCTAGGGGAGGTGCGCGATCGCCTCAAATCGACCCGCCAAGACATTCAGCAGCGGCTGCAGCGGATTTTGCAGCGCCAGTCTGGGGCTATGCAGGAGCTATTAATTACCCAGCGGGGCGATCGCTTTGTGCTGCCTGTCAAAGCGCCCCAAAAAGACGCGGTGCCTGGCATTGTGCATGATGCCTCCGCTAGCGGGGCCACCCTTTACATTGAGCCTCAGTCGGTGGTCGAACTGGGCAACCGTCTGCGCCAGCTGCTGCGTCAGGAAAAAACCGAGGAAGACATTGTTTTACGGCAGCTCAGCGATGCGGTGGCAGAGGTCTATGACGACTTAAGCCATCTGCTAGCGGTGGTTACCGAACTGGATCTGGCCCACGCCCGTGCCCGCTACTCGCTGTGGCTAGAGGCCAATCCGCCCCGGTTTATCGAACCCCAGGAGCAAACTACCCTGCGTCAGTTGCGCCACCCGTTACTGGTTTGGCAGCAGCGCCACGAGCAGGGGCCTGAGGTGGTGCCGATCAATCTGCTGATTCGCCCCGAGCTGCGGGTGGTGGCGATTACTGGCCCCAACACCGGCGGCAAAACCGTTACCCTCAAAACCCTGGGCCTAGCGGCGCTAATGGCCCGTGCGGGCCTCTACGTACCGGCCCGTGAACCGGTAGAGATTCCCTGGTTTGGGCAGGTGCTAGCCGATATTGGCGACGAGCAGTCGATCGAGCAGAGCCTGTCAACGTTTTCAGGTCATATTCGCCGAATAGGGCGGATTTTGGCGGCACTTAGTGGTGAGGAAGGTAGCGACGATGAGGAAGGTGGCGATGAGAGGGAGCAAAATACTCTTGAGGTAGGCTTCGCCGATAGCTCTAGTGGACCTTTATGGACAGGTGAACCGGAAGCAGAAGATTTATCAGAATCGGTGAATTCTCCCGCCCACCCACCCATCCACCCATCCACCCATCCTCGCCCCTCCGCCAACGCCCTCGTGCTGCTCGACGAAGTCGGTGCCGGTACTGACCCGACGGAGGGGACGGCACTGGCCATCGCCCTGCTCAAGCACCTGGCCGAGCGGGCGCGGCTGACCATGGCCACGACCCACTACGGCGAGCTGAAGGCGCTGAAGTACCAGGATGGGCGATTTGAGAATGCGTCGGTAGAATTCAATGAGGCGACGCTGTCGCCGACCTATCGGCTGCTGTGGGGCATTCCGGGGCGATCGAATGCGCTAGCCATTGCTCGCCGATTGGGCCTGAATGCTGGGGTAATTGATGCAGCGGCGACTCTGATGGCGACGGGGTCACAAGACGATGTTAACCAGGTGATTGCTGGGCTAGAAGCCCAGCGACGCCAGCAGGAGGAGCGATCGCAGGAGGCCGCCGAGTTGCTGGCCGCCACCGAAAAACTCCACCGTGAGGTGCAGCACAAAGCCGACATGCTGCGCGATCGCGAGCAGGAACTCAAGCTCCAGCAGCAGGCGGCGGTGCAGCAGGCGATCGCCGATGCCAAGCGCGACATTGCCAAGGTGATTCGCCGGTTGCAGCAGGGCGATGCCACGGCGCAAGATGCCCAGCGAGCAACGGCAGCGGTGGATGCGATCGCCCAATCTCGTCTGCCTGCGGCTGCGCCGACGCCGGCGAAACCGGGCTATCGGCCGGTGGTGGGCGATCGCGTGCGTATTCCCAGCTTGGGTCAGACTGCGGAGGTGCTGACCGCCCCCGACGACGACCACCGCATCACCGTGCGCTTTGGACTGATGAAAACCACCGTCAGCCTGGCCGATATCGAGTCGCTGCGGGGTGAAAAGGCGGAGGTGCCGGTCAAGACAAAGCCCATCGATACTGTGCCTGCCGCCCAGGCTGCGCCCCCTGCTCCCGCCATTCGCACTAGCCGCAACACGATCGATTTGCGCGGCATGCGGGTGGCTGAGTCAGAGGCGGTGCTAGAGGAGGCGATCGCCCAGGGCAGCGGTGCTCTGTGGATTATCCACGGTCACGGCACCGGCAAGCTCAAGGCGGGGGTGCATGAGTACCTCAAACGCCATCCGCAAATTCAACGGTTTGAGCCTGCGGCCCAGGCCGACGGCGGCACTGGGGTAACGGTGGCCTATCTATAG
- a CDS encoding SIMPL domain-containing protein: MKIKSFTPRRMAAAAVMSATLISGLGFVPVFTPAAIAQEAAMRTLTVTGQGEESVQTTKTQVDLGVDVQGTDAEAVQREVAQRTAAVVELLRSRGVEKLQTTGIQLSPRYNYENGRNDVIGYTGSNTVSFRVPTESAGALLDDAVDAGANQIRSVSFVAEDAALETARQQALREAVEDAQSQAGVVLGSLNLRSQEIVSVQINGAAPPVPVPMMRQAEYAGMSADVSTPVVGGEQIVQAQVTLQIRY, encoded by the coding sequence ATGAAAATTAAGTCTTTCACCCCCAGACGGATGGCGGCAGCGGCAGTGATGTCGGCGACCCTGATATCGGGGCTTGGTTTTGTGCCCGTTTTTACCCCAGCAGCGATCGCCCAGGAGGCGGCTATGAGAACGTTAACCGTAACTGGCCAGGGCGAGGAGTCGGTGCAGACAACCAAAACCCAGGTTGACCTAGGAGTAGACGTGCAAGGCACCGATGCAGAAGCCGTGCAGCGTGAGGTAGCCCAGCGCACGGCAGCAGTAGTTGAGCTGCTGCGATCGCGAGGGGTCGAAAAGCTCCAAACCACTGGCATTCAGCTCAGCCCTCGCTACAACTACGAAAATGGCCGCAACGATGTGATCGGCTACACCGGCAGCAACACCGTCAGCTTTCGCGTGCCCACGGAGAGCGCCGGCGCTTTGCTCGACGATGCCGTGGATGCCGGGGCTAACCAGATTCGCAGTGTTAGCTTTGTGGCCGAAGACGCTGCCCTAGAGACGGCTCGGCAGCAGGCGTTGCGTGAGGCGGTAGAAGATGCCCAATCCCAGGCGGGGGTGGTGCTGGGGAGTTTAAACCTGCGATCGCAGGAGATTGTCAGCGTTCAAATCAATGGAGCGGCTCCGCCTGTGCCAGTACCGATGATGCGGCAGGCCGAGTACGCTGGCATGTCGGCCGATGTCTCTACCCCAGTGGTAGGGGGGGAGCAAATCGTACAGGCCCAGGTGACGCTCCAGATTCGCTATTAA
- a CDS encoding group 1 truncated hemoglobin codes for MTTLFDQLGGTLAVDLAVEKFYERVLQDDRIKHFFANVNMTKQRGHQKAFLTYAFGGTNKYDGRYMREAHQELVANHGLNSEHFDAVAEDLMLTLEEMGVSEEFRSQVAAIAAAPQHKRDVLNQ; via the coding sequence ATGACAACTCTTTTTGATCAACTTGGCGGTACCCTTGCCGTTGACCTCGCGGTCGAAAAATTCTACGAGCGGGTCTTACAGGACGATCGCATCAAGCATTTCTTTGCCAATGTCAATATGACCAAGCAGCGGGGGCACCAAAAGGCCTTTTTGACCTATGCCTTTGGCGGCACCAATAAGTACGACGGTCGCTACATGCGCGAAGCCCACCAAGAGCTGGTCGCAAACCACGGCCTAAACAGCGAACACTTTGATGCTGTTGCCGAAGACCTGATGCTGACTTTAGAAGAAATGGGCGTATCTGAGGAATTCAGGTCGCAGGTGGCCGCGATTGCAGCAGCACCCCAGCACAAGCGGGATGTCCTGAACCAGTAA
- a CDS encoding MOSC domain-containing protein, whose translation MPEIVSIQVGLPQTLGTEAAPNPMDQRWTTGFFKQPIDGEVWLGYTNLVGDGQADLKNHGGVDKAVLAYSAEHYPEWRSHLHNPELPYGGFGENFTVAGQTEAEVCIGDTYAIGSAKVQVSQPRQPCWKLSRRWRVKDLALQVKANGRSGWYFRVLKEGVVEPGLAMVLCDRPYPEWTVARANRIMHHGLGDRAAAMELASCPLLSRNWQEKLLKRGASS comes from the coding sequence ATGCCTGAGATTGTCTCGATTCAGGTGGGCCTGCCCCAAACCCTAGGCACCGAAGCTGCCCCCAACCCCATGGATCAGCGCTGGACCACCGGCTTCTTTAAGCAGCCCATCGATGGTGAGGTGTGGTTGGGCTACACCAATTTAGTCGGGGATGGCCAAGCGGATTTGAAAAACCACGGCGGCGTCGATAAGGCGGTGCTGGCCTACAGTGCCGAGCATTATCCTGAATGGCGATCGCACTTACACAACCCCGAGTTGCCCTACGGCGGCTTTGGTGAAAATTTCACCGTGGCGGGGCAGACCGAGGCCGAGGTTTGTATTGGCGACACCTACGCGATCGGCAGCGCCAAAGTCCAGGTATCGCAGCCCCGGCAGCCCTGTTGGAAACTGTCTCGCCGCTGGCGGGTGAAGGATCTAGCGCTCCAGGTGAAGGCCAACGGCCGCAGCGGCTGGTATTTTCGGGTGCTGAAAGAAGGTGTGGTAGAGCCGGGGCTGGCGATGGTGCTGTGCGATCGCCCCTACCCCGAATGGACGGTGGCCCGCGCTAACCGCATCATGCACCACGGTTTGGGCGATCGCGCGGCGGCGATGGAGCTGGCGAGTTGCCCCCTGCTGTCGCGCAACTGGCAAGAAAAATTGCTCAAACGGGGTGCATCGTCCTAG
- a CDS encoding helix-turn-helix domain-containing protein, with product MSKTFEHVAHVVAKQLSSLLQTAVFVSDSNQNLVASRQFHRHHRFDSKSHRDRASSDRYLSLPLYVHDQVGEVRIEQGMDGEVLSPKHARAFLDLLVSQLAAATFPQQQVYKNQVISNLLKGRITEEDTVLQQASLLGIDLTPPRAVILVDATDAMLSMSRAIDAANSSQQRCSQAIVNSIVTFFNLPDETICADLGGGQFAVLKASDSKNLSPWAGHDTATHGDSLGCSWTNLEALKRAGDALLMRLREETGTTLSVGIGRYHPGLLGLARSYQDAQVALRLGRQFDGHNRVYCLDDLGIAAFACVADERTKVDLALHLLSPLDNEPELINTLKVFFSEDCAPITTAKRLCIHRNTLTYRLEKITSLTGLDPRRFDEAVQIRLALLLQEFQGI from the coding sequence GTGTCGAAAACATTCGAACATGTTGCCCATGTAGTTGCTAAACAGCTGTCGTCGCTCCTGCAAACAGCCGTCTTTGTTAGTGACTCAAATCAAAACTTGGTAGCCAGTCGGCAGTTTCATCGGCACCATCGCTTTGATAGCAAAAGCCATCGCGATCGGGCCTCATCTGATCGCTACTTAAGCCTGCCGCTCTATGTGCACGACCAAGTAGGGGAAGTCAGAATTGAACAGGGGATGGATGGTGAAGTGCTCTCCCCTAAGCACGCCCGCGCTTTTCTAGATTTGCTAGTGAGTCAACTGGCTGCTGCTACTTTCCCGCAGCAACAAGTTTATAAGAATCAAGTCATTTCGAACTTGTTGAAGGGCCGCATCACTGAAGAAGACACGGTTCTTCAGCAGGCCAGCCTGTTGGGTATTGATTTGACTCCCCCTAGAGCGGTGATTTTAGTCGATGCTACCGATGCCATGCTGTCCATGAGCCGAGCCATCGATGCAGCTAACTCCAGCCAGCAGCGTTGCTCCCAGGCCATTGTCAACAGCATCGTCACGTTCTTTAATCTGCCTGACGAAACCATTTGTGCCGATCTAGGGGGCGGCCAATTTGCTGTGCTCAAAGCTAGCGACAGCAAAAATCTGAGCCCCTGGGCCGGTCACGACACCGCCACCCACGGCGATAGCTTAGGCTGCTCCTGGACCAACTTAGAGGCACTCAAACGGGCTGGCGATGCCCTGCTGATGCGGCTGCGAGAAGAAACGGGCACCACCCTCAGCGTTGGCATTGGTCGCTATCATCCCGGTTTGCTAGGCCTGGCGCGCTCCTACCAAGATGCCCAGGTTGCCCTGCGGCTAGGACGGCAGTTTGACGGTCACAACCGGGTTTACTGTCTAGATGATTTGGGTATTGCCGCCTTTGCCTGTGTTGCTGACGAACGCACCAAGGTAGACCTGGCCCTACATTTGCTCAGTCCTTTAGACAATGAACCCGAGTTAATCAATACTCTAAAGGTTTTCTTTTCTGAAGACTGCGCCCCAATCACGACGGCAAAGCGGCTTTGCATCCACCGCAACACCCTCACCTACCGCCTGGAAAAGATCACCTCCCTAACAGGGCTTGACCCTCGCCGGTTTGACGAGGCTGTGCAGATTCGTCTGGCGCTACTGCTCCAGGAGTTTCAGGGAATTTGA
- a CDS encoding glycosyltransferase family 9 protein, with the protein MTCRLPIPLTAHILVVRSLPGLGDLLCAVPALRSLRSAYPFAKITWLGLPGTEWFSQRFNYLIDHWLPFPGFPGIPEGWQSPQKTVEFLGQIQGQHYDLVLQLHGNGSSINSFLVLLGARQQAGFYLPGQFCPEPRYFLPYPQRGSEADRLLRLMEFLGLPEQRPELEFPLSEDEHEAGLQLLKSHNLSLGQYICLHPGANSADRRWSIDGFTRVAQSLANQGYRIVLTGTDSERGLTAQICAAVGAASLDFAGCTALGELAVVLQQAALLICNDTGISHLGAALKVSSVVVFSNSEVERWAPSNSASGKGLEQGRHRTVDSRQTGAATAWAVLAQARSLLNAQSQLLPEVCYAR; encoded by the coding sequence ATGACCTGTCGCCTCCCAATACCGCTGACTGCTCACATTTTAGTTGTGCGTTCTTTGCCCGGCCTGGGAGATCTGCTTTGTGCTGTGCCGGCACTGCGATCGCTGCGATCGGCCTACCCATTTGCCAAGATCACCTGGTTGGGGTTACCCGGCACGGAATGGTTTAGCCAGCGATTTAACTATCTGATCGATCATTGGCTGCCGTTTCCAGGTTTCCCTGGCATTCCTGAGGGCTGGCAGAGCCCACAAAAGACAGTCGAATTTTTAGGGCAGATACAAGGCCAGCACTACGATTTGGTGCTGCAACTCCACGGCAACGGCAGCTCGATTAATTCTTTTCTCGTGCTGCTGGGGGCCAGACAGCAGGCGGGGTTTTATCTGCCGGGGCAGTTTTGTCCTGAGCCCCGCTACTTTTTGCCCTACCCCCAGCGGGGCTCAGAGGCCGATCGGTTGCTGCGGTTGATGGAGTTTTTGGGTCTACCGGAGCAGCGCCCAGAACTGGAGTTTCCGCTGTCGGAGGATGAGCATGAGGCGGGGCTACAGCTACTAAAGTCCCACAACCTGTCCCTAGGCCAATACATCTGCCTGCATCCGGGGGCAAATAGCGCGGATCGCCGCTGGTCGATTGACGGGTTCACTCGGGTCGCTCAATCGCTAGCGAACCAGGGCTACCGCATTGTGCTGACGGGCACCGACTCTGAGCGGGGGCTGACTGCACAGATCTGTGCCGCTGTAGGGGCTGCATCGCTTGATTTTGCTGGCTGTACAGCCCTGGGGGAGTTGGCAGTGGTGCTGCAGCAAGCGGCGCTACTGATCTGCAACGACACCGGCATTTCACACTTGGGGGCCGCGCTCAAGGTGTCGAGCGTGGTGGTGTTTAGCAACTCAGAGGTAGAGCGCTGGGCTCCCAGCAATAGCGCTTCAGGTAAGGGATTGGAACAGGGCCGCCACCGCACCGTTGACAGCCGTCAGACTGGAGCGGCTACCGCTTGGGCGGTGCTGGCTCAGGCGCGATCGCTCCTCAACGCTCAGTCTCAACTCCTACCAGAGGTGTGCTATGCCCGCTAA
- a CDS encoding glycosyltransferase family 9 protein, with protein sequence MPAKTTAQRQKVLVLNIRGGSALPELRTTFPEAELTVVESSQIASWLSADEATLVDWQQAIGWLRQGGFDAAIILTAPGQSPYTLGYLCYLAGIPIRVGRSSEFGGQVLSHCAPPAQDDNALVDLLRGSGRSLAPALR encoded by the coding sequence ATGCCCGCTAAAACAACCGCTCAACGGCAAAAAGTACTGGTTCTCAACATTCGTGGGGGCAGTGCGCTGCCGGAACTGCGAACCACGTTCCCCGAGGCCGAGCTGACGGTGGTTGAATCTAGCCAAATCGCAAGCTGGTTGAGCGCCGATGAGGCGACGCTGGTGGACTGGCAGCAGGCGATTGGCTGGCTGCGCCAGGGTGGGTTCGACGCGGCCATAATTCTCACGGCACCGGGGCAGTCTCCCTACACCCTGGGCTACCTCTGCTATCTGGCAGGCATCCCTATTCGCGTCGGCCGGTCTAGTGAGTTTGGGGGGCAGGTGCTGAGCCACTGTGCGCCGCCAGCGCAAGATGACAACGCTCTGGTGGACCTGCTGAGGGGGAGCGGGCGATCGCTGGCCCCGGCACTCCGCTAA